Genomic DNA from Bacteroidota bacterium:
GCGGTTGGAGAGGCGGTTAATCATTACATCCGTCGCTTTATGGCCAATTTCCTGCAGTTTCAGATCAACAGAGGAGAGTCCAATATAACGACTGGTTTTGATATCCCCATATCCTACAACGGCAACATCTTCTGGTACTTGTCGGCCTGCATTGCGTACGGCACTCCAGGCGCCAATGGCCTGCGCATCGCTAAGGGCCAGCACAGCAGTGATATCCTCGTCCATGGCCATCAACGATTCCATGGCTTCGTAGCCGGATTCTTCGCTGATGCCGGCGTGTTTCTCGGTTGTCCCGTGCTGGATGAATTTAGGATTCACTTTTAGGCCGGCGGCTTCCATTGCTGCGTGGTAGCCACTTGCGCGTGTCTCTAAAACCTGGTCAGGGTCGAACTGAGACATGATCAGGCCAATGTTGGTGTGCCCTTGTTCAATCAAGTGGGTGGTTGCCTTCTTGGCGCCTGCGGCTTCATCCCAGTAGTAACAGTCAAACTGTTCGTAATCTTCACCCAGTAAAATGACAGGCGCACGCAGTGTTACCAGTTCTTCAACCAACTCGTCATCTACGTGGAGCACGAGGATCAAACCCTCAACAGCACCCCGGCCAAGGAAGTCTAACAACTTGGCTTTGGGATCCTCTGAACCAAGGTCGAACAGAATGAGATCAAGCTCCTCTTCGCGGATACGGCTTCGCACACCTTTCAGTACGCTATTGTGATACGGTGTTGTAAAAGAAGGCAGCGCAATGACAAGTGAGTCGGATTGCTTTTGGGCAAGGATTTTTGCGGTTCTATGTGGGCGAAACTGCAAATCGGAAATAGCGCGGAGCACCTTGTCACGTGTTGCGTCTGAAACATCGTTGGATTTGTTCAGCACGCGGGATACAGTAGAGATAGCAACACCCGCCCGGGCAGCTACATCGTAGATGGTGGTTTTGCCTTTGTTGTAGGACATAAAAGCCAGAATACGCTTTTTTTGTTGTGAGTATACTTCCTATGTGTAAGTATATACGCTCAAAATTAATAACGGATCTAATTATGATAAATACAAATTATTAAGGAGTTATGTCGAACCAGCATAATTAATTAATTGGTAGTAATAACTTGCTATCACAACATTTAACCCGAGGTTATGGTCGGTTGAACGTTCAAGCACCTCCTTTGATCGATATGCTTGCCTTGCCAGCCAAAAAAGCTGCGTTTATGTTTCTCTGGTCTTATCTTGTGCGCATTCCTTGG
This window encodes:
- a CDS encoding LacI family DNA-binding transcriptional regulator; this encodes MSYNKGKTTIYDVAARAGVAISTVSRVLNKSNDVSDATRDKVLRAISDLQFRPHRTAKILAQKQSDSLVIALPSFTTPYHNSVLKGVRSRIREEELDLILFDLGSEDPKAKLLDFLGRGAVEGLILVLHVDDELVEELVTLRAPVILLGEDYEQFDCYYWDEAAGAKKATTHLIEQGHTNIGLIMSQFDPDQVLETRASGYHAAMEAAGLKVNPKFIQHGTTEKHAGISEESGYEAMESLMAMDEDITAVLALSDAQAIGAWSAVRNAGRQVPEDVAVVGYGDIKTSRYIGLSSVDLKLQEIGHKATDVMINRLSNRVRQEPPQSTLIVPELQIRRSSLLKRG